DNA sequence from the Sediminibacillus dalangtanensis genome:
CTGTTATTCCAGTTGTCGAATTTTCTAAATCTGTTGTTGTAGCGCCTAAAAAAGACAGAAAAAATTCTTGTGAATTTACGAATCTCTCTGGTAAAGCAGTTGAAAAATCATCTATATCTAAACTAGTATTCAGATCTTCTTCAGAAGCTATAGTTAAATCATCGGCTTTCAAAAAACCTTCTTTTCCATCAACTTTGGCTAGATAGAGAGAATTTTCTTCCACTTCTCCAAGAATTGAAATTTCACTTCCAAAAGGAACATCGTGAACTTTCTTATCTAAATTAACGTTGGTAAAAAGCATAGCATTAGCTACAGTTATCCAACCCGTGGTATTAAAAGGCGTGATATTCGCTTGCGAATTCACATCTAGTTCTGTTTCCTTTGACAATTCTGTAGCTTCACTTTGCTCACTATTATCTTGTATAGCTTGGAAAGGATTTCCGAATACTTGTAAGAGCATACTTAAGAAAAATATCGCTACTAACAAGCCTAATTGGAAGAGCGTTGTTTTAGATGCACCCTTGCTCTTCTTTCTGGAAGATCTTTTGTTCTCTAAAACAAAATCTCGTTTTTTTTCAATAAGGATTTGTGATCGTAATTTTTCTTTTCTATATTGTTGTTTTTGATCTTTGCTTAATTTGTTAAACCAATTGATAAATTTTTGAAATTTATCTGCGACCACGTCAGCTTCACCGAATTCTTCTAATTGCCCAAAGTTAAGCCACATAATCCTATCTGAAATAGACTTTACTTGAGAAAGGGAGTGACTAATAAAAAAAATGGTTTTTCCTTCTTTTTTGAATTCCTCAAATTTATCCAAACACTTTTGATAAAAAGTAGAGTCTCCAACTGACAAGGCTTCATCAATCACTAGTATATCAGGCTGTATATGAACAGAAATAGCAAAACCTAGTCTTGACTTCATTCCACTTGAATAATTTTTAATTGGCTGATCAATAAAGTCTCCGATATCTGCAAATTCAATGATATCGGGCATAATCTCATCAATTTCTTTTCTATTCAGTCCATACATTAAACACTTTAAGGTTATATTTTCCCTACCAGTAATAAAATTGTTTAAACCGGCGGAAATAGCAACAAGTGAAGGCTCTCCATCAATAGAAATTCTTCCAGTTGTAGCTGGGATAACTTCTGCAAGGATACTGGACAGTGTAGACTTACCTGATCCATTTATTCCTATAATACCAATGGTTTCACCCTTATAAACTTCAAAGGAAATATTTCTAAGGGCAGAAAAGGTTTTTTTCGACTTATTGATTGAAAATATATCGAATAATAAATCTGATTTTTTCTTAAATAAATTATATACTTTCGATACATTCTGGAATTCCACAACTGGTCTGGTCAATGTAAGCACCCCCTACTTACAAGTAATCAACAAACTTATTTTTGTAATTTTCATGCAGGAGTGTACCCACAAAAAGAATTAATATTAGAAAGGACCAAAAATAAAACGCATATCTCCAATCTTCAAAAAACCAGGTCTCACTCAACAATGACTCTCTAAACCCATTTACAATATAAGCAAATGGGTTCAACTGAATCAAAGCTTGATAGCGTTCTGGAAATTCATTCACACTCCATAATATAGGCGTCATAAAAAATAGCATGCGCATTGAAGTTTGAATCAGTAACTGAAAATCCCTTATCAAGGCTGAGATGGTAGAAGTGAAAATAGTTATCGAGTACAACAAAAAAAACAAACATAAAAGATAATAAGGTAATTGCAATGCATAGATACTGACTTTTATATCATAAATCACCATAACTACACTTAAAATCACAATTGTTATTAAAAAACCAAATATATTGCTAGCAATCGTTATTGAAGGTAACACGCTTACCGGAAATTTCATTTTGGAAACAAGATTTATTTTACTGTAAATACTATTAGAACCTTGAACAATAGTGGGACTTATGAAAAACCAAGGTACAAGTCCCGTCAGCAGCCATATGAAAAATGGGGTCCCATCAACAGGATCGCCATTCCTTATTCCCACTCCAAAAACAAACCAATACACAGACACTTGCAAAAGTGGATTTAGGAATTGCCATAGGATCCCTAAATAATGCATTTGATACTTGCTCTTTGTTTCATAAAAAGCAAGCCTTGTTATTAAAGGGAAATGGAGTATCTGTTGCTTTAAAATATTAAAGACTGAGCTCATAAGGGATGTTCACTTTTCGCTCTTGTTTCACAAATTGATAAAGATTTCCGTAGTTAATATACTGTACGCCTTCAGGTGCATTAGAAATGATATTCTTGGTATCAAATACTCTTGCATTGCTCATAGAACTAAACTTATCCCAATCCAGATTTTTAAACTCATTATGATCTGTTAAAATTACGATTAAATCAGAATTATGAATAGATTGAGTCAAATCTTGTTCAACCCACTCTTCTTTAACATGTGGATCATAGGCTCTTACTTCATAATTGTTTGTTGCTTTTAGTTTATGGAAGATTTCCATTGCTGGGCTTTCCCGAATATCATCTACATTTCCTTTATATGCCAAACCAAAGACGGTAACGGTTTTTCCTTCTACTTGTCCCATCAAGTCATCAATATGGTCAACTACATAATCAGGCATGGATGTATTTATGCTTCTCGATAAGTTAATCAGTTGAGCTGTCTCAGGTGCCTTAGAAACAATAAAATATGGATCAACAGCTAAACAATGGCCTCCCACCCCGGGACCAGGAGTATGCATATTTACCCTAGGATGTTTATTTGCCATATCAATTACATCCAATGCATTAATATCTAATTCGTTACAAACTTTTGTAAGCTCGTTAGCCAAAGCGATATTCACGTCTCTGAACGTGTTTTCCATAAGCTTAGACATTTCGGCGGTTTTTGCGTTAGTTTTGATGATTTCACCCTTTACAAAAGTGCCATAAACCAATGCTCCTGCTTCTGTACATTCTGGAGTAATGCCGCCGACGATTCTGTTATTATAAATAAGTTCATGCATGATTTGGCCTGGCAGTACACGCTCTGGACAATGCACTAAAAATACATCTTTGCCAATTGTGTAACCCGCTTCTTCTATTAGTGGTTTTACGTAATCGTCCATAGTACGAGGCGCTATTGTCGACTCCACTATAATAACGTTCCCTTCACGTAAAACAGGTATTACTGCCTTTACAGCACCCAAAACAAAGCTCGGATCCATAGATTTGTGTTCATCGTCATTGTTTGGAGTAGGTACCGAAATAATAAATGCATCTGCTCTTTCGGGGCTTAACGAAGCTTTAAATGTTCCCTTAGCAACTACCTCTTCTAGAGCCTCCTGCAGTCCCGGTTCCTCTATATGAATTTTCCCACCATTTAATGACTCAATCACGTCTGGTTTTACATCCACACCCACAACTTCTACATCATGCTTAGCAAACATAATCGAAGTGGGCAATCCAATATATCCTAAACCTATAGTATTAATTTTCATTTTAATATTCCTCCCGTTTAATTATCCGAAGTCTTGAAATCTAAAGCCATTCTTTCATATTCCTTATTATCATATAGCCTTTCGAAAAGTGCCAAATCTTCATCTTGTATTTCTATATACGGCCGATATAACTGATATATTTGGTACAACAATTTCACAGAGTCCTCGATATCCTCTTTACGCACCTTAGACAAACGTTTTAGATACCAATTTTTGAAATACGTAGCAAACCTTTTTTCCACATATTCTTTAACTAAGCCATTTCTTTCAAAAAACTGAAACCTTTCTTCTTCAAGTAGAAGGTATCTGGAAAAGAACTGCTTTGAAATCACATTTGTAACGGATCCACCAACATCTGCATAATAAATGTGTATATCTAGGTCAACTACCCTTGTTTTATTTGAATGTGTCAAAAGCTCATAGAAAAACAATGTATCTTGCCCAATTGCGCTTTCGACCATTTTTAGATTATTTTCCCTAACAACTTTCCTTTTTACGATAAGCGCCTGAATGCTCATTGCTTTAAATGACGTTTTTACTAAATAATCTTTTACATCCTTTTTTTCAATTTCCTCTGAACCATGAAAACTTACCATCGTTTTGTAATAGTTAAAGTTTGCTGCTGAATCCGTCATTTTAAGCATATTACCAATCACCATATCACTATCAAAGGCGTTCAACTCTTCATATAATTTCCTATATCCATCATTGATTGCCTCATTATCTGGATCGAGGTAAGTTAGATAAGGCGCGGTTGCTAATTGAGCACCTTTATTTCTTGGACGGGATGCACTTCCACTACCACCCTCTTCAAAGTAATAAGTTTTTATATTTGGATAACGTCTGGATAAACTTTCAATAACCTTAGGAGTATAATTATCAGTAGAGCCATCATCAACCATTATAAGCTCCATATCATTAAACATACTACTTCTTTTCAAACTATTAAAGCACTTATTTAATAGATAGTCACCATTATTATAAACAGGTACAATTACGGATAATTTGTAGTCCTTTTCTTCATTTACTTTTCTTATCGTTTGATTGTTAAATTCAAACCGGTCAATGCTATATCCGTTTTGATAATCAACCGGAGCGTGAAGATCTAGCAGTTCTTTTGCAGTGAAATCCTTACTCCAAAAAAGAGTTCTAGCCTTATCCTTCATTACCGAGACATAGTCGTGTTCTACACCTGGTATTAGTTGATTCCCTCTATAATAGGCATCTTTAGTAATATAATCACAATCCGTATATTTAAAAGCATTAACCATATCTTCTATATAAAACTCTCCATATTCATACTCTTCATCAAAAAAAGTTATCATATCGAGAGATGACTTTTTGCTTTCATCAAATTCCTTTTCTAACACAACCTCTAAATAGGGATAGGTTTGTCTTTCAATCATCTTATTTAACCTATCAGAAATATGCTTAACAACAATACCTACTGTCTTTTGCACTCTTTCAACAGGAGTGTTGGTTTTCTCCAGAACTTCCTGAATTCGATGGAATGTAGTTTCCCAAGACATCACCCTTCTAATACCAGTAATTTGATGTCTGTAAATCTCCTCCTCAGAAAAAGAATTAAGGATATCCTTTACTTCATCTTTTGAATGGATTAAAAAAATGTTTGGAAACTTGTCATTAACTCCTACACTATAGTTAGATAGCAGAATATTCCCCAACGCTTGAAGCTCATAAATACGATTGGCAAACATGGTTTTACTCTCTTTTACTGAATTGAGATTTATAGCCCAGTCATAAAGTTTATGCAGCTTTTGCAATGTGTTATGGTCTACAGCTGGCGAAACATATTTTACATATTTTTTAGGGAAAAAGTGTCTATCCAGTTTTAATTGATAGTTGCGGTCAACTATCTTCAAATCAGTGCCATTTTCAATGACACCATCAAAAATTCTTTCTGTGTCAATAATTCTATGGGGATACTTTACATACCATGACCCTGAAAACAATACTTCGTTTTGTTTAAATTTTTTAAATCCAACAGGGTTATGATAGGAAGGATTAACCCCAAATGTAAGAGTACTTACATTTTCATTGCCACAGTCTTTCTTATAACGGTCCACTACTTCTTCTGCTGTTGTAAAAACATATTCACACTTTTGTGCTAATTCTATAAAGATGTCATAGTTAACCGGGTCTTCCTTCGAATAAAAAACAGTCTTTATCCCTTTATCCTTGTAAAACTTCAAGATGTCAAAAACTTTTTTACGGTGCTTTCTTATATTAGGGTTACCTAATCCTTTCCATTCCATGTTAAGTCCTTTCCAGGTAGTAACCAAAAGAAAAACATCCAGTTGGTCTGCATAATCCTTATAATTATCAGGTGTAATATATATAAAGTTTGCAACTCCCTGAAAAGAATTAAATAAAAACTCATCAGCCACAATACCGATAGTTACATTCATTTTATTGTAATATCGGCTTCCATTACTCACCGGAATTTCATCTAACATAGGTTGAATTCTTCCCAAAAAGTTTTCATCTGCATTTTCATCTCTGAATTTAAGATACTTACGTTTTTCTTCATCAGACATTTTCTTTCCAGAACTGTTATCAACCGGTTTACTCACTAAAGAGGAGGTGTTTTTTTCACTACTATTTAACACCTCTAGATCCTTGGCAATGGTTTCTTCCAATTTCAACTTTAGTTTATTAATCGTTTTTAGACGTTTTTCTATTGATTGTTGATCCACGATTACGACCTCCGTGCCAGGTTTCTCCTCAGTTTCCAATACTTCAATGTCACTTTGCCCAACTTTGAATCTTTTAAGGCTTCATAACGTTTCAATAACCTAGAGTAACTCTTAAGCAAAGTTTCTTCCTTTTTATATGATTCTAATAATTCTTTGTCAGACTTTACTTTTCTTTCTTTTTCATTTAGAAACTGTTGTTGTTTCTTTTCTAATTTTTTCTTATAACTATTTTCTAACGACTTACTTTTACTTTTTAATAAGTTATTTTCTTCAGACAGCTTTTTTTCTGTCTCCTGTAGATTAGCTATTTGCTTTTGTAAATCTGTTAAAAGAGCATTTTTTGTTTCTTGATTTTCCTCTTGAATTTTAAGATTATTTTTATTTTCTTCTAGAGTTTTTAAGTTTTTTTTGTTTTTTAAAACAAGATTTTCTTTTTGCTTCAAGTACTCCGATTCAAGAGTATGAAAGTTATCTTCCAACCTTTTCAAAAGTTCAGTAGTAATCACTAATTGCTCTTTGGCAGAACTTTTTTTAAATATAGCTCCGATCCATCTTCCAAAGAATTTCACTTCAGTGATTGAAAGGTTTTCAGTCTGAAAATCCAATAAATCCTGTAAATAATATGTTTTTTTATGATCAAAGTAGTTATTGATACCAAATGGTACCGTTACGATTACCTGCCCTTCCTCATTCAACAATTTATCTGCTTGCGTGAGGAATCTTTTTGGGTCCGTGATATGCTCTAGAATCTCCCCAAAAATGATTGTGTCATATTTTTCATCACCGAAATCATAATTAATAAAATTTGCCGTTTCAAATTCCACATATTCCTGAGTGATTTTAGATTCACCACTTAATAATCTTTTAGCGTAAGAAATAGATTCTTCCAGTAAATCAATGCCTTTAACTCTCTTACCTTCTCTACCTAATAGAATAGGTGTAATTCCTTGTGAACACCCTACATCCAGAATCAATTCTCCAAATGAATTTTCACATACCCAATGAACCCGATCTTTGACTTTCCCCTGAAATGCTTCACCCATTTCTCCAAAGTAGGCTTCTGCTACTCTGTCAATCGGTTTTTTCATAAAATCCACCCCTATGATCCATGCCGATCTTTTTTTATATTTCTATAATCATTCCTATAAACAGTTAAAAAATTCATTTGTTCCAAGTTCCAATTATATTTACCTTTTGCAGTTTTGGTGTTCTCCGCCATCTCTTTGTGTAGCGTGTCATTCTCTAATAATTCATTTACACCTGCTGCGATTGATAAATAATCATGAGAATCTACACAAATACCTACGCCTTCCCCTTCGACTACCTTTTTTATCTCGGGAAAACTACAAGCCACAACCGGCACCCCTGCCATCATGTACTCAAATAATTTATTGGAGGAAGCAGAATAATGATTGAAGTTGGTATTATTTAGCACTTGAAAACCAATATAAGCGTTTTTCGTGTAGCTGGGCAAATCCGTCAGAGGGACTTTAGGCAAAAACTTCACTTTTTCTTGCAAGCCCATTTCTTCAACCAATACCTCTAATGAAGGTTTTATCCTGCCGTCACCTATCAGTACAAGCGTTCCTTCAATAAAGTGAGGGACCGCTTGAATTAATTTTTCAAGTCCTCTTCCGGCCTGAATGCCACCCTGATATAAAAGTATCTTTTCATCTGGAGGCAGTTGCAATAAAGAATGCAATGGTGCTTTCTTTATATGTTTATCTTTCTGTGCAAAAGGGTAATTGTGTACTACGTTTGGATAAAACCCATACAAATCCTGATTGTATTTTGCCCTTGTATGATTCTCAACGATCATATCGTCAATTCGTTTTATATAGAATTTCTCTAGATTTCCAAAATACTTCTTGTCGTAACCAGTTCTACTTGTTTGTACTTCATGAGAATCATAAATAAGCCTTTTTTTCCTAATACGAAGTTTTGCACAAATATATCCTTGAGGTAATGTGTTTAAATCGTTTGAATGATAGATGGAATAATCCTTTCCATATCCTTTTGCTATCATTCTTAACAATATGCCCCCTCTTACCCACAATACTTTTAGTTTAGTTTTCAACAATAAGAGTCCTACCACTGTGATAATTCCGGTAATGAAAGGAATCAAATACATAAAAAATAGCCATACAAGAAATAACACTAAGCCGAACAGTTTGTTTTGAAAACATTTCCGATAAATCTTTTGCATGAATTCTAATAGGATGGGATACCTTCTTACGCGATAAACAGAAAAGTTAGCATTCCGCTCTTCATAAGTAGGCAAATCCTTATCTTTCGGATCATGAATGCAAATCAAGTCTACTTTATACCCGTTTTCAGACAAAGCGGTACATTCTCTTAAAACTCTGGCATCGTTGGTAAAATGATTCCATACAAACATACAAACTTTTTTATTCATAGCGCCCAACCTTACTTAGTGATTTTTCATTGAATACTTCGTTAATCGTATCTATCAATATATTAATATTATCTTCCCAAAGGAAATGCTCTCTTACATATCTTTGACCATTCATACCCTGTTCGTATCTTTTCTCAGGGTTTCTATATAAATAATCTATAAAATCAATCATTCCTGTAACATTAGTCTCTGATACATAGCCAACTTTCTCTCTGTTGATAATTTCCTTTGAAAAACCAGATACTGAAGCCACAATTGGAACTCCGCAAGTCATATAATCAACGATTTTACCAGGCAGTACCGTTTTAAACACATCACTATTAACTAGGGTAACAATTCCCACTTGATGTTGGGATATCAACTTGAAACATTCATTCCTTGTAAGGGGTGGAACAACATGGACATTCGTCAGCCCTTCTTTTTTAATATCCTCTAACAACCCTTTTCGTTTAAGACCATATCCTATTATCGTCATTTTGATATGTTTCTTATTAAGTTCCTTAGCAAGATCAATCAACAGTTTATCATTCTGGGCTAGTCCAATATTCCCCGCATAAATCACTTTAAAGTCCCTTCCCGATGATAAGTTCACCGGAAATACTTCTTCTGATTTCGCAGAGTTCGGTATATATACTATTTTTCGCTTAAAGTTAG
Encoded proteins:
- a CDS encoding glycosyltransferase → MDQQSIEKRLKTINKLKLKLEETIAKDLEVLNSSEKNTSSLVSKPVDNSSGKKMSDEEKRKYLKFRDENADENFLGRIQPMLDEIPVSNGSRYYNKMNVTIGIVADEFLFNSFQGVANFIYITPDNYKDYADQLDVFLLVTTWKGLNMEWKGLGNPNIRKHRKKVFDILKFYKDKGIKTVFYSKEDPVNYDIFIELAQKCEYVFTTAEEVVDRYKKDCGNENVSTLTFGVNPSYHNPVGFKKFKQNEVLFSGSWYVKYPHRIIDTERIFDGVIENGTDLKIVDRNYQLKLDRHFFPKKYVKYVSPAVDHNTLQKLHKLYDWAINLNSVKESKTMFANRIYELQALGNILLSNYSVGVNDKFPNIFLIHSKDEVKDILNSFSEEEIYRHQITGIRRVMSWETTFHRIQEVLEKTNTPVERVQKTVGIVVKHISDRLNKMIERQTYPYLEVVLEKEFDESKKSSLDMITFFDEEYEYGEFYIEDMVNAFKYTDCDYITKDAYYRGNQLIPGVEHDYVSVMKDKARTLFWSKDFTAKELLDLHAPVDYQNGYSIDRFEFNNQTIRKVNEEKDYKLSVIVPVYNNGDYLLNKCFNSLKRSSMFNDMELIMVDDGSTDNYTPKVIESLSRRYPNIKTYYFEEGGSGSASRPRNKGAQLATAPYLTYLDPDNEAINDGYRKLYEELNAFDSDMVIGNMLKMTDSAANFNYYKTMVSFHGSEEIEKKDVKDYLVKTSFKAMSIQALIVKRKVVRENNLKMVESAIGQDTLFFYELLTHSNKTRVVDLDIHIYYADVGGSVTNVISKQFFSRYLLLEEERFQFFERNGLVKEYVEKRFATYFKNWYLKRLSKVRKEDIEDSVKLLYQIYQLYRPYIEIQDEDLALFERLYDNKEYERMALDFKTSDN
- a CDS encoding nucleotide sugar dehydrogenase; protein product: MKINTIGLGYIGLPTSIMFAKHDVEVVGVDVKPDVIESLNGGKIHIEEPGLQEALEEVVAKGTFKASLSPERADAFIISVPTPNNDDEHKSMDPSFVLGAVKAVIPVLREGNVIIVESTIAPRTMDDYVKPLIEEAGYTIGKDVFLVHCPERVLPGQIMHELIYNNRIVGGITPECTEAGALVYGTFVKGEIIKTNAKTAEMSKLMENTFRDVNIALANELTKVCNELDINALDVIDMANKHPRVNMHTPGPGVGGHCLAVDPYFIVSKAPETAQLINLSRSINTSMPDYVVDHIDDLMGQVEGKTVTVFGLAYKGNVDDIRESPAMEIFHKLKATNNYEVRAYDPHVKEEWVEQDLTQSIHNSDLIVILTDHNEFKNLDWDKFSSMSNARVFDTKNIISNAPEGVQYINYGNLYQFVKQERKVNIPYELSL
- a CDS encoding glycosyltransferase family 4 protein, with the protein product MSKKILIISQHFYPEIGSAGNRMKNIYSMLQNSDLAVNILTTDPTYPVRNLYSDKSFWDDEELNVDTENIHRVSVRNKKYSRSIMNRLYYYIEITLKMIWFILRSKKNYDMVFATSPPIFIGIVGLIAKIRFRSKFILDIRDLWPESLKGVNVFNFPPIIYLFKQVEGMLYKSSDKILINSKGFYNYIESISPNFKRKIVYIPNSAKSEEVFPVNLSSGRDFKVIYAGNIGLAQNDKLLIDLAKELNKKHIKMTIIGYGLKRKGLLEDIKKEGLTNVHVVPPLTRNECFKLISQHQVGIVTLVNSDVFKTVLPGKIVDYMTCGVPIVASVSGFSKEIINREKVGYVSETNVTGMIDFIDYLYRNPEKRYEQGMNGQRYVREHFLWEDNINILIDTINEVFNEKSLSKVGRYE
- a CDS encoding ABC transporter permease — translated: MSSVFNILKQQILHFPLITRLAFYETKSKYQMHYLGILWQFLNPLLQVSVYWFVFGVGIRNGDPVDGTPFFIWLLTGLVPWFFISPTIVQGSNSIYSKINLVSKMKFPVSVLPSITIASNIFGFLITIVILSVVMVIYDIKVSIYALQLPYYLLCLFFLLYSITIFTSTISALIRDFQLLIQTSMRMLFFMTPILWSVNEFPERYQALIQLNPFAYIVNGFRESLLSETWFFEDWRYAFYFWSFLILILFVGTLLHENYKNKFVDYL
- a CDS encoding class I SAM-dependent methyltransferase; translated protein: MKKPIDRVAEAYFGEMGEAFQGKVKDRVHWVCENSFGELILDVGCSQGITPILLGREGKRVKGIDLLEESISYAKRLLSGESKITQEYVEFETANFINYDFGDEKYDTIIFGEILEHITDPKRFLTQADKLLNEEGQVIVTVPFGINNYFDHKKTYYLQDLLDFQTENLSITEVKFFGRWIGAIFKKSSAKEQLVITTELLKRLEDNFHTLESEYLKQKENLVLKNKKNLKTLEENKNNLKIQEENQETKNALLTDLQKQIANLQETEKKLSEENNLLKSKSKSLENSYKKKLEKKQQQFLNEKERKVKSDKELLESYKKEETLLKSYSRLLKRYEALKDSKLGKVTLKYWKLRRNLARRS
- a CDS encoding ATP-binding cassette domain-containing protein: MTRPVVEFQNVSKVYNLFKKKSDLLFDIFSINKSKKTFSALRNISFEVYKGETIGIIGINGSGKSTLSSILAEVIPATTGRISIDGEPSLVAISAGLNNFITGRENITLKCLMYGLNRKEIDEIMPDIIEFADIGDFIDQPIKNYSSGMKSRLGFAISVHIQPDILVIDEALSVGDSTFYQKCLDKFEEFKKEGKTIFFISHSLSQVKSISDRIMWLNFGQLEEFGEADVVADKFQKFINWFNKLSKDQKQQYRKEKLRSQILIEKKRDFVLENKRSSRKKSKGASKTTLFQLGLLVAIFFLSMLLQVFGNPFQAIQDNSEQSEATELSKETELDVNSQANITPFNTTGWITVANAMLFTNVNLDKKVHDVPFGSEISILGEVEENSLYLAKVDGKEGFLKADDLTIASEEDLNTSLDIDDFSTALPERFVNSQEFFLSFLGATTTDLENSTTGITDISVDSDGRKTIEFKYDQVTYFTDSQGMVNSIQINIDSTAPVFNKLDIEAKIKSKDGNLYHFTMMDKFSADIDFTKDVITLKNI
- a CDS encoding glycosyltransferase, encoding MNKKVCMFVWNHFTNDARVLRECTALSENGYKVDLICIHDPKDKDLPTYEERNANFSVYRVRRYPILLEFMQKIYRKCFQNKLFGLVLFLVWLFFMYLIPFITGIITVVGLLLLKTKLKVLWVRGGILLRMIAKGYGKDYSIYHSNDLNTLPQGYICAKLRIRKKRLIYDSHEVQTSRTGYDKKYFGNLEKFYIKRIDDMIVENHTRAKYNQDLYGFYPNVVHNYPFAQKDKHIKKAPLHSLLQLPPDEKILLYQGGIQAGRGLEKLIQAVPHFIEGTLVLIGDGRIKPSLEVLVEEMGLQEKVKFLPKVPLTDLPSYTKNAYIGFQVLNNTNFNHYSASSNKLFEYMMAGVPVVACSFPEIKKVVEGEGVGICVDSHDYLSIAAGVNELLENDTLHKEMAENTKTAKGKYNWNLEQMNFLTVYRNDYRNIKKDRHGS